The Streptosporangiales bacterium genome has a segment encoding these proteins:
- a CDS encoding F0F1 ATP synthase subunit epsilon gives MAQLHVELVSPERKVWSGDAHMVVAKTTDGDIGVLPNHVPVLGTFAEGSVLRVLDEQNNELLRAAVHGGFLSVADNHVSVLAESAELGDEVDVEAARSAYERGLASLEDEDARAEAKRAQARLRAAGVEV, from the coding sequence GTGGCCCAGTTACACGTCGAGCTCGTATCTCCCGAGCGCAAGGTGTGGTCGGGAGACGCGCACATGGTCGTCGCCAAGACCACCGACGGCGACATCGGTGTGCTGCCCAACCACGTGCCGGTGCTCGGCACGTTCGCGGAGGGCAGCGTGCTGCGGGTGCTCGACGAGCAGAACAACGAGCTGCTGCGCGCTGCGGTGCACGGCGGCTTCCTGTCGGTAGCAGACAACCACGTGTCGGTCCTGGCCGAGTCGGCGGAGCTCGGCGACGAAGTCGACGTCGAGGCGGCGCGCAGCGCGTACGAGCGCGGGCTGGCTTCGCTCGAAGACGAAGACGCGCGAGCGGAAGCGAAGCGGGCACAGGCACGACTACGGGCCGCGGGGGTCGAGGTCTAG
- a CDS encoding DUF2550 family protein gives MGGHTAQQGELVTPGDVVFLFVRSLAVDSIGLLLGILVVIALLFVALTIRRRMLLRGAGTIDCSLRRRPGNLGRGWVLGVARYDGDELKWFRVFSFAARPSEVVSRRDLTVRRRRTPTGPEALAVNAGAVVVEVTVGRRSLELAMSESALTGFLAWLEAAPPGAYIDHIT, from the coding sequence ATGGGGGGACACACCGCACAGCAGGGCGAGCTGGTCACGCCCGGCGATGTGGTGTTCCTCTTTGTCAGGAGCCTCGCCGTCGACAGCATCGGCCTGCTGCTTGGCATCCTCGTCGTCATCGCTCTGCTGTTCGTCGCGTTGACCATCAGGCGCCGGATGCTGTTGCGCGGCGCCGGCACGATCGACTGCTCGCTGCGCCGGCGGCCTGGCAACCTGGGCCGTGGCTGGGTGCTCGGCGTGGCCAGGTACGACGGCGACGAGCTGAAGTGGTTCCGGGTGTTCAGCTTCGCGGCGCGGCCGAGCGAGGTGGTGTCCAGGCGCGACCTGACCGTCCGGCGCAGGCGCACGCCGACCGGGCCCGAGGCGCTCGCGGTGAACGCCGGTGCCGTCGTCGTCGAGGTCACCGTCGGGCGCCGGTCGCTGGAGCTGGCGATGAGCGAGAGCGCGCTCACCGGTTTCCTGGCCTGGCTGGAGGCGGCGCCGCCTGGCGCGTACATCGACCACATCACGTGA
- a CDS encoding TetR family transcriptional regulator, which translates to MARRGRPPGGDAQRRRILAAVMPLVAERGLTAVRLVDVAAASGVSVGMIQHYFRSRDALLDQAFHDYCMTVVERMRTAAGTGDDPWGRVVALCRAATASTRMRQRAVTWLDFVNQAARDPRRRRVVQQVYEAWFDALRTVIDDGAREGVFQLTDDPAVVAEQLVTMVDGLDVAVAMRLRRADQNWRESRLIGAARALLGVPA; encoded by the coding sequence TTGGCGCGACGTGGGCGCCCACCTGGTGGTGACGCGCAGCGCCGCCGCATCCTCGCGGCGGTGATGCCACTGGTCGCCGAGCGCGGGCTCACCGCGGTGCGGCTGGTGGACGTGGCCGCCGCGAGCGGTGTCTCCGTGGGCATGATCCAGCACTACTTCCGCAGCCGGGACGCCCTGCTCGACCAGGCGTTCCACGACTACTGCATGACGGTGGTCGAGCGCATGCGCACGGCGGCCGGCACCGGCGACGACCCGTGGGGCCGGGTGGTCGCGCTCTGCCGCGCGGCCACGGCATCCACCCGGATGCGCCAGCGCGCGGTCACCTGGCTCGACTTCGTCAACCAGGCCGCGCGTGACCCCCGCCGTCGCCGGGTGGTGCAGCAGGTGTACGAGGCCTGGTTCGACGCCCTGCGCACGGTAATCGACGACGGCGCCCGCGAGGGCGTCTTCCAGCTCACCGACGACCCCGCCGTCGTCGCCGAGCAGCTGGTCACCATGGTCGACGGCCTGGACGTGGCGGTCGCCATGCGCCTACGCCGAGCGGACCAGAACTGGCGGGAGAGCCGCCTTATCGGCGCCGCCCGCGCCCTCCTCGGCGTCCCCGCCTGA